A window of the Candidatus Binatia bacterium genome harbors these coding sequences:
- a CDS encoding tetratricopeptide repeat protein, translating into MKSHFTTREVAKILALPEWRVRSCVRAGFLSPVRGPQRHIAFTFQDLLLLKTTKGLLGARVPLQRIRRILHSLRKQLPKEQEIWNVKVYADGKRVVVWNGTARWQPDSGQFLFNFAAKEVAQRVNLPPAKKPAPALNAEQWFNLACELERTSPEESRRAYREALALDFSLVEAHINLGRLYQEAAEYEKAERHYRAAIAQDPHPTLAYFNLGVLLEQRGRMEEAIATYEDALVNDASLADAHYNLGLIFEAQDRRAEAFKHFRAARKLYGPGKK; encoded by the coding sequence ATGAAAAGCCACTTCACCACCCGCGAGGTGGCGAAGATTCTCGCCCTGCCCGAATGGCGCGTTCGTTCCTGTGTTCGGGCCGGGTTCCTATCCCCCGTTCGCGGCCCGCAGCGGCATATCGCTTTCACTTTCCAGGATCTTCTTTTACTAAAAACCACCAAGGGGCTGCTTGGCGCGCGCGTTCCCCTGCAGCGGATCCGGCGCATTCTTCATTCGTTGAGAAAGCAGCTTCCCAAAGAGCAGGAGATTTGGAACGTCAAGGTCTACGCCGACGGCAAGCGCGTCGTGGTGTGGAATGGCACTGCCCGATGGCAACCGGACTCGGGTCAGTTTCTTTTTAATTTTGCCGCTAAGGAAGTCGCGCAGCGGGTGAACTTGCCGCCGGCGAAGAAGCCCGCTCCGGCCCTTAACGCGGAGCAGTGGTTTAATTTAGCCTGCGAGCTGGAAAGAACTTCCCCCGAGGAATCGCGCCGGGCCTATCGCGAGGCTTTAGCGCTCGATTTTTCTCTGGTCGAAGCGCACATCAACCTCGGCCGATTATATCAGGAAGCCGCGGAGTACGAAAAAGCGGAACGCCACTATCGGGCGGCGATAGCTCAGGATCCCCATCCCACTCTGGCTTACTTCAACCTCGGTGTTCTGCTGGAGCAGCGCGGGCGCATGGAAGAGGCCATTGCCACTTACGAAGACGCATTGGTCAATGACGCAAGCCTCGCCGACGCCCATTACAACCTGGGACTCATTTTCGAAGCGCAGGATCGAAGAGCGGAGGCTTTCAAGCATTTTCGGGCGGCACGAAAGCTCTACGGTCCGGGTAAGAAGTAG
- a CDS encoding Ku protein: protein MAARSLGSGTISFGLVSIPVQLYTATSSQKISFHLLHAKCGSRIKQQTYCPKCEEVIDRSALVRGYEFSKGEYVRLTEEELKSLEQESSKIIDIAEFVPLPKVDPIYFENTYYLGPDKGGEKPYRLLAEAMAKTSRVALAKLVMRGKENLVLIRPAEQGLMLHTMYYADEIRNFGEIDRGQAAAVKEAELKLAIHLIDQLSSEEFRPEQYQDEYRSRVLELVNQKIEGKQVTVVAVEPQRGQVIDLMQALKESLAKQAPQKKAARARRAEPVPAKKARAGRK from the coding sequence ATGGCTGCACGTTCGCTCGGCTCCGGCACGATCTCGTTCGGACTTGTTTCGATTCCCGTACAGCTCTACACGGCGACCTCGTCGCAAAAGATTTCGTTCCATTTACTGCACGCGAAGTGCGGATCGAGGATCAAGCAGCAGACTTATTGTCCAAAATGTGAGGAGGTCATCGATCGCAGCGCGTTGGTGCGGGGCTATGAATTCAGCAAGGGCGAATACGTGCGGTTGACCGAGGAAGAGCTCAAGTCGCTCGAGCAGGAATCTTCCAAAATCATCGATATCGCCGAGTTTGTCCCGCTTCCGAAAGTGGACCCGATCTACTTCGAGAACACCTATTACCTCGGGCCCGACAAAGGCGGGGAAAAGCCGTACCGGCTGCTGGCCGAGGCCATGGCCAAGACGTCCCGCGTCGCGCTCGCGAAGCTGGTGATGCGCGGCAAAGAAAACCTCGTGCTTATCCGGCCGGCCGAACAGGGACTCATGCTGCACACGATGTACTACGCCGACGAGATTCGAAACTTCGGCGAGATCGACCGAGGCCAAGCCGCCGCCGTCAAGGAAGCGGAGTTAAAATTGGCGATTCACCTGATCGACCAACTTTCGAGCGAAGAGTTCAGGCCGGAACAGTATCAGGACGAATATCGGTCGCGCGTCCTGGAGCTGGTGAACCAGAAGATCGAAGGCAAGCAGGTGACCGTCGTGGCCGTCGAGCCGCAGCGCGGGCAGGTCATCGACCTGATGCAAGCGCTTAAGGAGAGCTTGGCGAAGCAGGCCCCGCAAAAGAAGGCCGCCCGGGCCCGTCGAGCCGAGCCCGTGCCGGCGAAAAAAGCCAGAGCCGGCAGGAAATGA
- a CDS encoding DUF1328 domain-containing protein translates to MLNWAVTFLIVGLIAGLLGLTGIAGAATQIAWILFVVFMVLFLVSLIAGRRGPIV, encoded by the coding sequence ATGCTTAACTGGGCAGTGACGTTTTTGATCGTGGGGCTCATCGCTGGCTTGCTGGGTCTCACCGGGATCGCCGGTGCGGCCACGCAGATAGCGTGGATCTTGTTTGTCGTTTTCATGGTGCTGTTCCTAGTCAGCCTGATCGCCGGCCGCCGCGGGCCTATCGTCTGA
- a CDS encoding DUF3185 domain-containing protein, with protein MKPAMLIGIILIAVSVLSFAYQGIPYKTREKVVDIGPIEATAEKDKSIPLPPIFGGIALVGGIVLLIAGTRQH; from the coding sequence ATGAAACCAGCGATGCTTATCGGCATCATCCTGATCGCGGTCTCGGTTCTGTCCTTCGCTTATCAGGGAATTCCCTATAAGACACGCGAAAAAGTGGTGGATATCGGACCCATCGAGGCGACCGCGGAAAAAGATAAGAGCATCCCGCTTCCACCCATTTTCGGCGGTATCGCCCTGGTGGGCGGCATCGTCTTGCTCATTGCCGGCACTCGACAACACTAA
- a CDS encoding dienelactone hydrolase family protein, with protein MAETIPHIVAPNDPALTSEMVQFPGPTGNVKAYLSHPKDGKSLGTVIVIHENRGLVDHIKDVARRFAKEGFAALAVDLMSRIGGTDQFKTPEEAIEAIKKINGNMVVEDLTSAVAYMKKQGFANGKVGVVGYCWGGGQSLNFATKCKDLNAAVVYYGRNPDPLDQVQNIPCAVLGNYGQDDPNIMPGVEPLKAALQKFGKNADIKVYPGAKHAFNNNTNADRYNPEAAKDAWQRTVNFFKKNLAA; from the coding sequence ATGGCAGAAACGATACCGCACATCGTCGCGCCTAATGATCCGGCCTTGACCTCGGAGATGGTGCAGTTTCCCGGCCCGACCGGAAACGTCAAGGCCTATCTTTCTCACCCCAAGGATGGGAAGAGCCTCGGCACGGTCATCGTCATTCACGAAAACCGCGGGCTGGTCGATCATATCAAAGACGTCGCGCGCCGCTTCGCGAAAGAAGGGTTCGCCGCCTTGGCGGTCGATCTGATGTCGCGGATCGGGGGAACCGATCAGTTCAAGACCCCCGAGGAGGCGATCGAGGCGATCAAGAAGATCAACGGCAACATGGTCGTGGAAGATCTCACGAGCGCCGTCGCCTATATGAAGAAGCAAGGTTTCGCCAACGGCAAGGTCGGCGTGGTGGGATACTGTTGGGGCGGCGGGCAGTCGCTCAACTTCGCCACGAAGTGCAAAGATCTCAACGCCGCGGTGGTATACTATGGGCGCAATCCCGATCCACTCGACCAGGTGCAGAATATTCCCTGCGCCGTGCTCGGCAACTATGGGCAAGACGATCCGAACATCATGCCCGGGGTGGAGCCGCTGAAGGCGGCCTTGCAGAAGTTCGGCAAGAACGCCGACATCAAGGTTTATCCCGGCGCCAAGCACGCGTTCAACAACAACACGAACGCGGACCGCTACAATCCGGAAGCGGCCAAAGACGCCTGGCAGAGAACCGTAAACTTTTTTAAGAAGAACCTGGCGGCTTGA